Proteins from one Eubalaena glacialis isolate mEubGla1 chromosome 8, mEubGla1.1.hap2.+ XY, whole genome shotgun sequence genomic window:
- the LMOD2 gene encoding leiomodin-2, whose product MSTFGYRRGLSKYESIDEDELLASLSAEELKELERELEDIEPDHSLPVGMRQKSLTEKTPTGTFSREALMAYWEKESQKLLEKERLGECGKVEEDKEESEEELIFTESNSEVSEEVYTEEEAEKEEAEEEDDEEEEDSEGEERTIENEKGMNGSVHYGSVSSDNSRPETFKSQIENIHLTNGHSGRNTESPAAIHPCGNPTVIEDALEKVKSNDPDTTEVNLNNIENITSQTLTRFAEALKANTVVKTFSLANTRADDSVATAIAEMLRVNRHITSVNIESNFITGRGILAVTRALQHNPVLAELRFHNQRHIMGSQVEMEIVKLLRDNTTLLRLGYHFELPGPRMSMTSLLTRNMDKQRQKRMQEQRQQEGRDAGAHRRTKVWGRGTPGSSPLASPRPSPRSSPKLPKKVQIVRSRPPSPVAPSPPPPPPPPPPPPPLPPQRLPPPPPPPPPPPLPEKKLITRNIAEVIKQQESAQRALQNGQKKKKGKKAKKQPNSILKETRNSLRSVQEKKMEDSSRPSTPQRSAHENLMEAIRGSSMRQLKRVEVPEALR is encoded by the exons atgtctaCCTTCGGCTACAGGAGAGGACTTAGCAAATATGAATCCATCGATGAGGATGAACTTCTGGCTTCCCTGTCAGCCGAGGAGCTGAAGGAGCTAGAGAGGGAGCTGGAAGATATTGAACCTGATCACAGCCTTCCCGTGGGGATGAGGCAAAAGAGCCTGACCGAGAAAACGCCCACGGGGACATTCAGCAGAGAGGCACTGATGGCCTATTGGGAAAAGGAGTCCCAGAAACTCTTGGAGAAGGAGAGGCTGGGGGAGTGTGGAAAGGTAG AAGAAGACAAGGAGGAGAGCGAGGAAGAGCTTATCTTTACCGAAAGTAACAGTGAGGTTTCTGAGGAGGTGTATACGGAAGAGGAGGCCGAGAAGGAGGAGGCCGAGGAGGAGGACGACGAGGAGGAAGAGGACAGCGAAGGAGAGGAAAGAACGATTGAAAACGAGAAAGGGATGAATGGATCTGTACATTACGGTAGTGTCAGTTCCGACAACTCGAGGCCAGAGACGTTTAAAAGTCAAATTGAAAACATCCATCTGACCAACGGCCACAGCGGAAGGAACACAGAGTCCCCGGCTGCCATCCACCCCTGTGGAAACCCGACGGTGATCGAGGATGCCCTGGAAAAGGTGAAAAGCAATGACCCCGACACCACGGAAGTCAATCTGAACAATATCGAGAACATCACGTCGCAGACCCTCACCCGCTTCGCGGAGGCCCTCAAGGCCAACACGGTGGTGAAGACCTTCAGTCTGGCCAACACGCGCGCCGACGACAGCGTGGCCACTGCCATCGCGGAAATGCTCCGAGTCAACCGTCACATCACCAGCGTCAACATCGAGTCCAACTTCATCACGGGCAGGGGCATCCTGGCCGTCACGAGGGCTCTGCAGCACAACCCCGTGCTCGCCGAGCTGCGCTTCCACAACCAAAGGCACATCATGGGCAGCCAGGTGGAGATGGAGATCGTCAAGCTGCTGAGGGACAACACCACGCTGCTGAGGCTGGGTTACCATTTCGAGCTCCCAGGACCAAGAATGAGCATGACCAGCCTCTTGACCAGAAACATGGATAAACAGCGGCAGAAGCGGATGCAGGAGCAAAGACAGCAGGAGGGGCGCGATGCAGGAGCCCACCGTAGGACCAAAGTCTGGGGAAGAGGAACGCCCGGCTCTTCACCTCTCGCATCCCCCAGGCCCTCTCCCCGGTCATCCCCCAAGCTCCCCAAGAAAGTCCAAATTGTGAGGAGCCGTCCTCCATCTCCGGTGGCCccgtcccctcctcctcctccgccgccgccgccgccgccgccccctcttcctccccaaagGCTgcccccccctcctcctccgcctccgccCCCTCCGCTCCCAGAGAAGAAGCTCATCACGCGGAACATCGCAGAAGTCATCAAACAGCAGGAGAGCGCCCAGCGGGCCTTACAAAatggacagaaaaagaaaaaagggaaaaaggctAAGAAACAGCCAAACAGTATCCTAAAGGAAACTAGAAATTCCCTGAGGTCAGTGCaggagaagaaaatggaagacaGTTCCCGACCTTCTACCCCACAGAGATCAGCTCATGAGAATCTCATGGAAGCTATTCGGGGAAGCAGCATGAGACAGCTAAAGCGC GTGGAGGTTCCAGAAGCTCTGCGATAA